A window of the Trueperaceae bacterium genome harbors these coding sequences:
- a CDS encoding DUF3810 family protein: MRPPSPRGRAEASPRRARAARYLAPAALVAAGLTLQFAPWPGAWVDGLYLAGWFPRWQRLATGLTGRTDVSLSLALLGALLTVLAACAAWGLAARPGGQGGVRARRALPLLAAWSVGVLTAWFPLGFGLAYRGGSLAAAAAALPTPDPAVVRGWLLEYLATAAAALDGAASTSDADARVAAADCVNATAAALRRELLPAPAPARDAAPAPAARVKELPAGTLLRLGYAGVVSPWLLEPHVDAGLPPVARLGVALHELAHVAGFAQEAEAEAVAHLAGITCDDPNVRYAAAVRLAGGVAAGMDPAATARFVDAWPARAVADTEAAARAAARFEAPLLKGGANAVYDAYLRAQGGADGLAGYGRGTRLGLRLLHRAGALVDAGRGGVGAATPGALAEAAPDERAQVRVAPHEVPE; the protein is encoded by the coding sequence GTGAGGCCGCCCTCGCCACGCGGGCGCGCCGAGGCCTCCCCGCGGCGGGCGCGCGCGGCGCGTTACCTCGCACCGGCGGCCCTCGTCGCCGCCGGCCTGACGCTGCAGTTCGCGCCTTGGCCGGGCGCCTGGGTCGACGGCCTCTACCTGGCGGGCTGGTTCCCGCGCTGGCAGCGGCTAGCGACCGGCCTCACGGGACGCACCGACGTCAGTCTCAGCCTGGCGCTCCTCGGGGCCCTCCTGACCGTGTTGGCCGCTTGCGCGGCGTGGGGGTTGGCAGCGCGCCCCGGGGGCCAGGGCGGCGTGCGCGCCCGGCGGGCGCTGCCGCTGCTGGCGGCTTGGAGCGTCGGCGTGCTGACCGCATGGTTCCCGCTCGGCTTCGGCCTCGCCTACCGCGGCGGCAGCCTGGCCGCGGCCGCGGCTGCCCTCCCCACGCCCGACCCCGCGGTCGTGCGCGGCTGGCTGCTCGAGTACCTCGCCACCGCCGCGGCGGCGCTCGACGGCGCCGCCTCGACCTCCGATGCCGACGCGCGCGTGGCGGCCGCCGACTGCGTGAACGCGACCGCCGCCGCACTGCGACGGGAGCTCCTGCCGGCCCCCGCGCCGGCCCGGGACGCCGCCCCGGCCCCCGCGGCGCGCGTGAAGGAGCTTCCCGCGGGCACCCTCTTGCGCCTCGGCTACGCGGGGGTGGTGTCGCCGTGGCTGCTAGAACCGCATGTCGACGCCGGCCTGCCGCCCGTGGCGCGCCTGGGCGTCGCGCTGCACGAGCTGGCGCACGTCGCCGGGTTCGCGCAGGAGGCCGAGGCCGAGGCCGTCGCTCACCTCGCCGGGATCACCTGCGACGACCCCAACGTGCGTTACGCGGCGGCCGTGCGGCTCGCCGGTGGCGTCGCGGCCGGCATGGACCCGGCCGCTACGGCCCGGTTCGTGGACGCCTGGCCGGCGCGGGCGGTGGCCGACACCGAGGCGGCCGCGAGGGCCGCGGCGCGCTTCGAGGCGCCGCTACTCAAGGGCGGAGCGAACGCCGTCTACGACGCGTACCTGCGGGCGCAGGGCGGCGCCGACGGCCTGGCCGGCTACGGCCGCGGCACGCGCCTTGGGCTCCGGCTGCTTCACCGCGCCGGGGCGCTAGTCGACGCGGGGCGCGGCGGCGTCGGGGCGGCCACCCCAGGCGCGCTCGCCGAGGCTGCGCCTGACGAGCGCGCCCAGGTCCGGGTCGCGCCCCATGAAGTCCCTGAATAG
- a CDS encoding M3 family metallopeptidase has protein sequence MPENPLLSTAFEVPFHEIAPEHVVPAMREALAAAEARLATLVAPPEDDGALTYDNTLQALDDLFESVLRPFRLVRHLVGVVTGPELRAAYNEALPEVTGFVARLSTNHDLWRRVAAYAAGGEGAALTGVRARHLAKTLDEFRRAGASLPPDRRERVEAVKVELARLTTKFAENVLDATNEFELVVEDESALAGLPASALRRARTRAAERGLSGYRFTLQAPSYLPFVKYVDDRQLRRQLYEAYFRVGTAEPHDNRGVMREILARRRELAGLLGYADFADLQTEDRMIGSGARAAEFERDLVALTRPYFEAEVEELERFAAGELGIERLEPWDLAYVAEKLRMARFAVDEEALRPYFPLPQVLSGLFDLTRRLFGVEVTRVLGVPTWHPDVEVYHLRHEDGTFLGSMYADWFPRESKRDGAWMNGLVTGGPSAAGFEPHVGVVACNFTPPEGDAPALLTHAEVETVFHEFGHLLHHVMCRVEVRARSSMNVPWDFVELPSQLLENWTWEPAATKLFARHHETGAPLPPELFARLVAGRNFLEASSQMRQLMFGTVDLALHRDFEPREGADPLAFGGGIMAAMEPRPDFARPGRLARFTHIFSGGYAAGYYSYKWSEVLDADAFSRFVQEGIFNPATGRRFAESVLWRGDADDAAQLFRDFMGRDPDLGALVRRSLGERAWGGRPDAAAPRVD, from the coding sequence ATGCCTGAGAACCCGCTGCTCTCGACCGCCTTCGAGGTTCCGTTCCACGAGATCGCCCCTGAGCACGTTGTCCCCGCCATGCGCGAGGCGCTGGCCGCCGCCGAGGCGCGCCTGGCGACGCTCGTCGCCCCGCCCGAGGACGACGGCGCGCTCACCTACGACAACACGCTGCAGGCCCTCGACGACCTCTTCGAGAGCGTCCTGAGGCCGTTCCGCCTCGTGAGGCACCTGGTTGGCGTCGTCACTGGCCCGGAGCTGCGGGCCGCCTACAACGAGGCGTTGCCCGAGGTGACGGGCTTCGTCGCTCGCCTCAGCACCAACCACGACCTGTGGCGCCGCGTCGCCGCTTACGCGGCCGGCGGGGAGGGCGCCGCCCTGACGGGCGTCAGGGCCCGTCACCTCGCCAAGACCCTCGACGAGTTCCGCCGCGCCGGCGCCAGCCTGCCGCCCGACCGGCGCGAGCGGGTCGAGGCGGTCAAGGTGGAGCTGGCGCGCCTGACCACGAAGTTCGCCGAGAACGTGCTCGACGCCACCAACGAGTTCGAGCTCGTCGTCGAGGACGAGAGCGCGCTCGCCGGCCTACCCGCGAGCGCCCTGCGCCGCGCCAGGACGCGGGCCGCCGAGCGCGGCCTGAGCGGCTACCGCTTCACCCTGCAGGCGCCCTCCTACCTGCCGTTCGTCAAGTACGTGGACGACCGTCAGCTCAGGCGGCAGCTCTACGAGGCCTACTTCCGCGTCGGCACCGCCGAGCCGCACGACAACCGCGGCGTCATGCGCGAGATCCTCGCCCGGCGCAGGGAACTGGCTGGCCTCCTCGGCTACGCGGACTTCGCCGACCTGCAGACGGAGGACAGGATGATCGGCTCCGGCGCGCGCGCCGCCGAGTTCGAACGCGACCTGGTGGCGCTCACGCGCCCCTACTTCGAGGCCGAGGTCGAGGAGCTGGAGCGCTTCGCCGCAGGGGAGCTGGGCATCGAGCGGCTCGAGCCGTGGGACCTGGCGTACGTCGCGGAGAAGCTCCGCATGGCCCGCTTCGCGGTCGACGAGGAGGCGCTCAGGCCCTACTTCCCGCTTCCGCAGGTGCTGAGCGGCCTGTTCGACCTCACCCGGCGCCTCTTCGGCGTCGAGGTGACCCGGGTCTTGGGCGTGCCCACCTGGCATCCAGACGTGGAGGTGTACCACCTGCGTCACGAGGACGGCACCTTCCTCGGTTCCATGTACGCCGACTGGTTCCCGCGCGAGTCCAAGCGCGACGGGGCGTGGATGAACGGGCTGGTCACGGGCGGGCCGAGCGCCGCCGGCTTCGAGCCGCACGTGGGCGTCGTCGCCTGCAACTTCACGCCGCCAGAGGGCGACGCGCCGGCGCTCCTCACCCACGCCGAGGTCGAGACGGTCTTCCACGAGTTCGGCCACCTGCTGCACCACGTCATGTGCCGCGTCGAGGTCAGGGCCCGCTCGTCCATGAACGTGCCGTGGGACTTCGTTGAGCTGCCCAGTCAGTTGCTGGAGAACTGGACCTGGGAGCCGGCCGCCACCAAGCTGTTCGCGCGTCACCACGAGACGGGCGCGCCGCTACCGCCCGAGCTGTTCGCGCGACTGGTGGCCGGGCGCAACTTCCTCGAGGCTTCCAGCCAGATGCGCCAGTTGATGTTCGGCACCGTCGACCTCGCGCTGCACCGCGACTTCGAGCCGAGAGAAGGCGCCGACCCGCTCGCCTTCGGCGGCGGCATCATGGCCGCCATGGAGCCGCGCCCGGACTTCGCCAGGCCCGGGCGCCTGGCGCGCTTCACCCACATCTTCTCCGGCGGTTACGCCGCCGGCTACTACTCCTACAAGTGGAGCGAGGTCCTGGACGCCGACGCCTTCAGCCGCTTCGTGCAAGAGGGCATCTTCAACCCCGCGACCGGGCGACGCTTCGCCGAGAGCGTCCTCTGGCGCGGTGACGCCGACGACGCCGCGCAACTATTCAGGGACTTCATGGGGCGCGACCCGGACCTGGGCGCGCTCGTCAGGCGCAGCCTCGGCGAGCGCGCCTGGGGTGGCCGCCCCGACGCCGCCGCGCCCCGCGTCGACTAG
- a CDS encoding EAL domain-containing protein, with translation MPTPHEPRSPGGGALTESAADGAAARSAPDPMGAADTATVVAAVTSLFGGEPFAISDLGAVGHPVVHASAALAELTGFAEGDFVGRNLGFLLRNDTDQEGERLFRAATAAAKHVTTVMRTYLSDGSLIWTEQRHYPIHAGGGVPRHLLTLFRDVTAEVHAEGTQAMQLELSSSLEGDGRFFSYALLLHDDGRAEVAWASDAWQQLTGYTLDDLKTRGLKRFVHPEDRDQLLERFQGLREQERRTDQLRLVTQQGKVMWVEDFAARSWRSNEAGITAVYGMMRDVTSARRDTANLWRLAHVDPLTGLPNAHLLEDRIQQAQLQARRNGTSVALAILDLDHFRFVNQTFSQRHGDRLIAEVGRRLRRTLRRTDTLARLDGDTFALLLADLPSPRAVLPALDKVLAAVREPYADGSLTLKLSASVGVDMQRSGVRAAAQMLERATAALVRAKETNRGAFRFFEDETDVAMRSRVAVEAELKRAISEDQLVLHYQPRVQLDSGAVNSVEALVRWLHPVRGLLKPADFVPLVEESQLGPALFEWVVERACRQAKRWQRQRTPRRVAVNVSPSALAHADLGHIVQSVLARYDLHPGLLELEISERTGHETLSAGSEKLEEVRAMGVQVALDDFGVAHSSLTQLRSLPLDGLKIDRSFISKLDSRTPSLDVDLLRAIIALGKSLRLRVTAEGIETKEQNNILRSMECDDGQGFLFSQPVPAEYVMASA, from the coding sequence ATGCCCACGCCGCACGAACCAAGATCCCCAGGCGGAGGGGCGCTCACGGAGAGCGCCGCCGACGGCGCCGCTGCCCGCTCCGCACCCGACCCCATGGGGGCGGCCGACACCGCCACCGTCGTGGCGGCCGTCACGAGCCTGTTCGGTGGCGAGCCGTTCGCCATCTCCGACCTCGGCGCGGTGGGCCACCCCGTGGTGCACGCCTCCGCCGCCCTCGCGGAGCTGACCGGCTTCGCCGAGGGCGACTTCGTCGGCCGCAACCTCGGTTTCTTGCTGCGCAACGACACGGATCAGGAGGGGGAACGCCTGTTCCGCGCCGCCACGGCCGCGGCCAAGCACGTCACCACCGTGATGCGCACCTACCTCTCCGACGGCTCGCTGATCTGGACCGAGCAGCGCCACTACCCCATCCACGCCGGTGGCGGGGTCCCCCGCCACCTCCTCACGCTATTCCGCGACGTGACCGCCGAGGTGCACGCCGAGGGAACGCAGGCCATGCAGCTCGAGCTCTCCAGCTCCCTCGAGGGGGACGGCCGCTTCTTCAGCTACGCGCTGCTGCTCCACGACGACGGCCGCGCGGAGGTGGCGTGGGCGTCGGACGCCTGGCAGCAGCTCACCGGCTACACCCTCGACGACCTCAAGACGCGCGGGCTCAAGCGCTTCGTGCACCCCGAGGACCGCGACCAACTACTTGAGCGGTTCCAGGGGCTGCGGGAGCAGGAGCGCCGCACCGATCAGCTGCGGCTCGTGACCCAGCAGGGCAAGGTGATGTGGGTCGAGGACTTCGCCGCGCGCAGTTGGCGCTCGAACGAGGCGGGGATCACCGCCGTGTACGGCATGATGAGGGACGTGACGAGCGCGCGCCGCGACACCGCCAACCTGTGGCGCCTCGCTCACGTGGACCCGCTCACCGGCCTCCCGAACGCCCACCTGCTCGAAGACCGCATCCAGCAGGCGCAGCTGCAGGCCCGCCGCAACGGCACCAGCGTGGCGCTCGCCATCCTCGACCTGGACCACTTCAGGTTCGTGAACCAGACCTTCAGCCAACGACACGGCGACAGGCTCATCGCCGAGGTCGGCCGGCGTCTGCGCCGCACGCTGCGGCGCACCGACACCCTCGCGCGCCTCGACGGCGACACCTTCGCGCTTCTGCTCGCCGACCTGCCTTCGCCCCGTGCCGTGCTGCCCGCCCTCGACAAGGTGCTCGCCGCCGTGCGCGAACCGTACGCGGACGGCAGCCTCACCCTCAAGCTCTCCGCCAGCGTCGGCGTCGACATGCAGCGCAGCGGTGTCCGCGCGGCCGCCCAGATGCTCGAACGGGCCACCGCCGCCCTCGTCAGGGCGAAGGAGACCAACCGCGGCGCCTTCCGCTTCTTCGAGGACGAGACGGACGTCGCGATGCGCTCGCGCGTGGCCGTCGAGGCCGAGCTCAAGCGCGCCATCTCCGAGGACCAGTTGGTCCTTCACTACCAACCGCGCGTGCAGCTCGACAGCGGCGCGGTCAACTCCGTCGAGGCGCTGGTGCGGTGGCTGCACCCCGTGAGGGGCCTCCTGAAGCCGGCCGACTTCGTGCCCCTCGTGGAGGAGTCGCAGCTCGGGCCCGCCCTCTTCGAGTGGGTCGTGGAGCGCGCCTGCCGCCAGGCGAAGCGGTGGCAGCGGCAGCGCACCCCGCGCCGCGTGGCCGTCAACGTCAGTCCGTCCGCCTTGGCCCACGCCGACCTCGGGCACATCGTCCAGTCGGTGCTGGCCCGCTACGACCTGCACCCGGGCCTGCTCGAGCTCGAGATCAGCGAACGCACGGGCCACGAGACGCTCTCCGCCGGCTCGGAGAAGCTCGAGGAGGTGCGCGCGATGGGCGTGCAGGTGGCGCTCGACGACTTCGGCGTCGCCCACTCGTCGCTCACGCAGCTCAGGTCGCTCCCGCTGGACGGACTCAAGATAGACCGGTCGTTCATCTCCAAGCTCGACTCGCGCACGCCCAGCCTGGACGTCGACCTGCTCCGCGCCATCATCGCGCTGGGCAAGAGCCTGAGGCTGCGCGTCACGGCCGAGGGGATAGAGACCAAGGAGCAGAACAACATCCTCCGCTCCATGGAGTGCGACGACGGCCAGGGCTTCCTCTTCAGCCAGCCGGTCCCGGCCGAGTACGTCATGGCCTCCGCCTGA
- the trxB gene encoding thioredoxin-disulfide reductase, with product MEAPMPKQVHRQDVVIIGGGPAGLTAGVYAGRAELATVILERGLPGGQIAQTDEVENYPGFPEGVSGPELSQRMVAQAEKFGARIVMDEVTGLERHAAGGFLVMGYEADYHANAVIIATGANPRRLGVPGEDELYGRGVSTCATCDGFFYRGKEVVVVGGGDAAVEEGYFLTKFASKVTVIHRRDELRANKAAQERAFANPKMTFVWNAVVTEVLGANGQVTGVNTRDTLTGEAGFVPADGVFVYIGHVPNTDYLRGTVALRDSGYVEVRDEVYTDVPGVFAAGDVADEVYRQLGTSVGAGTRAAMAVEKWLVEHGVAPVGAAGRATVDAAPTGA from the coding sequence ATGGAGGCGCCGATGCCCAAGCAGGTACATAGACAAGACGTCGTGATCATCGGAGGGGGTCCCGCCGGCCTGACGGCCGGGGTCTACGCCGGCCGCGCCGAGCTCGCCACCGTCATCCTCGAGCGCGGGCTGCCGGGCGGTCAGATCGCCCAGACCGACGAGGTGGAGAACTACCCCGGTTTCCCTGAGGGGGTGAGTGGGCCCGAACTCTCCCAGCGGATGGTCGCGCAGGCCGAGAAGTTCGGGGCGCGCATCGTGATGGACGAGGTCACCGGCCTCGAGCGCCACGCCGCCGGCGGCTTCCTGGTGATGGGCTACGAGGCCGACTACCACGCCAACGCCGTGATCATCGCCACCGGCGCCAACCCGCGCCGCCTCGGCGTGCCAGGCGAGGACGAGTTGTACGGCCGCGGCGTGTCGACATGCGCCACCTGCGACGGCTTCTTCTACCGCGGCAAGGAGGTCGTCGTCGTCGGCGGCGGCGACGCCGCCGTGGAGGAGGGCTACTTCCTGACGAAGTTCGCCTCCAAGGTGACGGTCATCCACCGCCGCGACGAGCTGCGCGCGAACAAGGCGGCGCAGGAGCGCGCCTTCGCCAACCCGAAGATGACCTTCGTGTGGAACGCCGTCGTCACGGAGGTGCTCGGCGCGAACGGGCAGGTCACGGGGGTCAACACGCGCGACACGCTCACGGGCGAGGCCGGCTTCGTCCCGGCCGACGGGGTGTTCGTCTACATCGGCCACGTACCCAACACCGACTACCTGAGGGGCACCGTGGCCCTTAGAGACAGCGGCTACGTCGAAGTGCGCGACGAGGTCTACACGGACGTCCCCGGCGTGTTCGCGGCCGGCGACGTCGCCGACGAGGTCTACCGCCAGCTCGGCACCTCCGTCGGGGCCGGGACGCGCGCCGCCATGGCCGTCGAGAAGTGGTTGGTGGAGCACGGCGTCGCCCCCGTCGGCGCCGCGGGCCGCGCGACGGTAGACGCCGCCCCGACCGGCGCCTGA
- a CDS encoding SPOR domain-containing protein encodes MLAWALVLLAAGQAAWAQGISYTVQVVALSDRDSALRVVGDLLREGYPAYVVRSTSAQGDVFRVRVGVFANRPAALTYADAMPEVGGGRPVPALAEAIPTGITPLAPRLLLQEDVSGVEARLLRFGSGGLALRLQWRVPLGQAEYVILREGAVERVRAWQLVEGPEGVRLRVRDMALWPDTWQQDSAEVRQGYLTNLVMLVADRLGVGAAEVMAARYVPPGDEVPRLIVVERVLAGAPDAAELLGVGLPAGGMTPAGPIAYLGLDPGTLPGVPASARIDLATRSVSGELAEATWAGFEGGAVPEDPEAPGENPAHPAPPPGGAVTGDGWTAAPDGRFVRLSVDPAGAAGGTAASWRACVGTPLWSDGRYLLALQGGVLLVYDFLPR; translated from the coding sequence GTGCTCGCCTGGGCGCTCGTGCTGCTCGCCGCGGGCCAGGCGGCGTGGGCGCAGGGCATCAGCTACACGGTCCAGGTGGTGGCGTTGTCGGATCGCGATTCGGCCTTGAGGGTGGTGGGCGACCTCCTGCGGGAGGGGTACCCCGCCTACGTGGTGCGTTCCACCTCGGCTCAGGGCGACGTCTTCAGGGTGCGCGTCGGCGTGTTCGCGAACCGTCCGGCGGCGCTCACGTACGCCGACGCCATGCCGGAGGTGGGCGGCGGCCGGCCCGTGCCGGCGTTGGCCGAGGCCATCCCCACGGGCATCACGCCGTTGGCGCCGAGGCTCCTGCTGCAGGAGGACGTCAGCGGGGTCGAGGCGCGGCTCCTGCGGTTCGGCTCGGGCGGGCTCGCACTGCGGTTGCAGTGGCGCGTGCCGCTGGGTCAGGCCGAGTACGTGATCCTGCGGGAGGGCGCCGTCGAGCGGGTGCGGGCGTGGCAACTCGTCGAGGGGCCGGAAGGTGTCCGCCTGCGCGTGCGCGACATGGCGTTGTGGCCGGACACGTGGCAGCAGGACAGCGCGGAGGTGCGGCAGGGTTACCTCACGAACCTCGTGATGCTGGTCGCGGACCGCCTCGGCGTCGGCGCCGCAGAGGTGATGGCAGCGCGGTACGTGCCGCCTGGCGACGAGGTCCCGCGGTTGATCGTCGTCGAGCGCGTCCTGGCCGGGGCGCCGGACGCCGCAGAGCTGCTCGGCGTCGGGCTGCCCGCGGGGGGCATGACGCCCGCCGGGCCCATCGCCTACCTGGGGCTGGATCCGGGGACGCTCCCCGGCGTGCCTGCCTCCGCCCGCATCGACCTGGCGACGCGCAGCGTGAGCGGGGAGCTCGCCGAGGCGACGTGGGCGGGGTTCGAGGGTGGCGCCGTGCCTGAAGACCCAGAGGCGCCGGGGGAGAACCCGGCCCATCCGGCGCCTCCGCCCGGGGGCGCCGTGACGGGTGACGGCTGGACGGCGGCGCCCGACGGGCGGTTCGTGCGCCTGAGCGTGGACCCGGCCGGCGCGGCGGGCGGCACGGCGGCGAGCTGGCGGGCCTGCGTGGGGACGCCGCTATGGAGCGACGGCCGCTACCTGCTCGCCCTACAGGGCGGTGTGCTGCTGGTCTACGACTTCCTCCCGCGCTGA
- a CDS encoding ABC transporter permease: MSVLLKMELSKLWRLTSVRFGLLVLVLFPVLWAYAPGIFEVYGFFLVSGYQVPALGLLSSMQFLLPLLTAITAAELLGMEIANGTLPTVLLRPITRPNWLAAKLVAAAAYPFAMLTVFLLASLVAGAQFGFGTFVGGTGLGEAGLLGTGAMTPGGALAELLRGYVLAALALVPIAMLAVMFTVVFMNAAGGALATLATLIFMQLLVVFPRLERFLLTTQLNAYSLPTSDLSWVVALIFLYAALFAAVAVVLFERKDF; encoded by the coding sequence ATGAGCGTCCTCCTCAAGATGGAGCTGAGCAAGCTGTGGCGCCTGACGAGCGTGAGGTTCGGGCTGCTGGTGCTGGTGCTCTTCCCGGTACTGTGGGCGTACGCCCCCGGCATCTTCGAGGTGTACGGCTTCTTCCTCGTGTCGGGCTACCAGGTGCCGGCGCTCGGCCTGCTGTCGTCGATGCAGTTCCTGCTGCCGCTGCTCACGGCCATCACGGCCGCCGAGCTGCTGGGCATGGAGATCGCCAACGGCACCCTCCCGACCGTCCTGCTCCGCCCCATCACGCGCCCCAACTGGTTGGCGGCCAAGCTCGTCGCCGCCGCCGCCTACCCGTTCGCCATGTTGACCGTGTTCCTGCTCGCGTCGCTCGTCGCCGGGGCCCAGTTCGGCTTCGGGACGTTCGTAGGGGGGACGGGCCTGGGCGAGGCGGGTCTGCTCGGCACCGGCGCGATGACGCCCGGGGGGGCGCTGGCGGAGCTGCTGCGCGGCTACGTGCTGGCGGCTCTCGCGCTCGTGCCCATCGCCATGCTGGCCGTCATGTTCACCGTGGTGTTCATGAACGCCGCCGGCGGCGCGCTCGCGACGCTGGCCACCCTCATCTTCATGCAGCTCCTCGTCGTGTTCCCGCGCCTGGAGCGGTTCCTGCTAACGACCCAGCTGAACGCCTACTCGCTGCCCACCTCCGACCTGTCGTGGGTGGTCGCGCTGATCTTCCTGTACGCCGCCCTGTTCGCCGCCGTCGCCGTGGTGCTCTTCGAGCGGAAGGACTTCTAG
- a CDS encoding ABC transporter ATP-binding protein: MSTPAIASERLTKVYGKRRVVKDLTFRVDPGEVYALVGPNGAGKTTVIRLVTGLAFPTSGSVSILGMDPHQKPEVRRQLGAVVEAPAAFYPYLTGRANLRLHADLAGGVERGRISEALGLLELSDAADRKVGVYSLGMRQRLGVAAAILTRPNVLILDEPASGMDPLSLHLVHSVLRRAAEEGTAVLLSTHHLDEVVAYCTRVAILEEGALIDEVNLFDRRDRYRLRPTNVDAAMRILGASPFVRHATVRGAEVVFIPAGAKELGAVTRVLADGGVGVLEMQRDVFDLRAYYRERVSAERSRRTGVQAPVAYPGEA; encoded by the coding sequence ATGTCCACACCCGCCATCGCAAGCGAGCGGCTCACCAAGGTCTACGGGAAGCGACGGGTGGTCAAGGACCTGACGTTCCGCGTCGACCCGGGTGAGGTCTACGCCCTGGTCGGCCCCAACGGCGCGGGCAAGACCACCGTCATCAGGCTCGTGACCGGGTTGGCGTTCCCCACCTCGGGCAGCGTGAGCATCCTCGGGATGGACCCGCACCAGAAGCCCGAGGTGAGGCGGCAACTCGGCGCCGTGGTGGAGGCGCCCGCCGCCTTCTACCCCTACCTCACGGGGCGGGCCAACCTGCGCCTTCACGCCGACCTCGCGGGCGGCGTCGAGCGGGGCCGCATCTCGGAGGCGCTGGGCCTCCTCGAGCTTTCGGACGCCGCCGACAGGAAGGTGGGCGTCTACAGCCTGGGCATGCGGCAGCGCCTCGGGGTGGCCGCCGCCATCCTGACGAGGCCCAACGTGCTGATCCTCGACGAGCCCGCCAGCGGCATGGACCCCTTGAGCCTGCACCTCGTGCACTCGGTGCTGCGGCGCGCGGCCGAGGAGGGCACGGCGGTGCTCCTCTCGACGCACCACCTCGACGAGGTGGTGGCCTACTGCACGCGCGTGGCCATCCTGGAGGAGGGCGCGCTCATCGACGAGGTGAATCTCTTCGACAGGCGCGACCGCTACCGCCTCCGCCCCACCAACGTCGACGCGGCCATGCGGATCTTGGGCGCCTCGCCGTTCGTGCGGCACGCCACGGTCCGCGGCGCCGAGGTCGTGTTCATCCCGGCGGGCGCGAAGGAGCTCGGCGCCGTCACGCGGGTGCTGGCGGACGGCGGGGTGGGCGTGCTGGAGATGCAGCGCGACGTCTTCGACCTGCGCGCCTACTACCGCGAGCGCGTGAGCGCCGAGCGGTCGCGGCGCACGGGCGTGCAGGCCCCCGTCGCCTACCCGGGGGAGGCGTGA
- a CDS encoding CoA pyrophosphatase produces MQIPGFRRAAVLVPILQGPGGPELLLTVRSSRLRSHAGQIAFPGGRLEGGEDDVAAAIRETREEVGLVVGRDQVLGRLSDHPSPAGYVATPVVALLDWSAPDELAPDPAEVAEAFTVPLAELAVVTPTSRVGQLQAYRRRIYSYLWRDRDIWGFTGNVVHDLLGALYGRGAVDGRDPFAP; encoded by the coding sequence ATGCAGATCCCCGGGTTCCGGCGCGCCGCCGTGCTGGTGCCCATCCTGCAGGGGCCCGGCGGGCCGGAGCTCCTCCTGACGGTGCGCTCCAGCCGGCTGCGCAGCCACGCCGGCCAGATCGCGTTCCCGGGCGGACGCCTGGAGGGGGGAGAGGACGACGTGGCGGCGGCCATCCGCGAGACCCGCGAGGAGGTCGGCCTGGTGGTGGGGCGCGACCAGGTCCTCGGCCGCCTCTCCGACCATCCGTCCCCGGCGGGGTACGTCGCCACGCCGGTCGTCGCCCTGCTCGACTGGTCCGCGCCGGACGAGCTGGCGCCCGACCCGGCGGAGGTGGCGGAGGCGTTCACCGTTCCCCTGGCCGAGTTGGCCGTCGTCACTCCCACCTCGCGCGTCGGCCAGCTGCAGGCGTACCGGCGCCGCATCTACTCGTACCTGTGGCGCGACAGGGACATCTGGGGCTTCACCGGCAACGTCGTGCACGACCTACTGGGCGCCCTCTACGGCCGCGGCGCGGTCGACGGTCGGGACCCGTTCGCTCCGTGA
- the pgeF gene encoding peptidoglycan editing factor PgeF, protein MELLSAPGFGTLHGFTGRAGGVSAGAFASLNLGLSSGDDVRAVERNRDLLLGHLGFTREQVCAFDQVHGDKVLAGDPGWFEAEADAAVTARRDVLLVVSSADCVPLLFHDPVRGVVGAAHCGWRGTVAGLAGKVVEAMVARHGCRPGDVRVALGPCMRGACYQVGPEVVEAFAAAGFPPGCRRPDPAAADRWLLDLPAANRWSLAEAGVLGANVTDLAVCTHCRPESFYSHRRDRGVTGRHWAFVALPSADPAALPRGA, encoded by the coding sequence ATGGAACTGCTGTCGGCGCCGGGGTTCGGCACGCTGCACGGCTTCACCGGCCGGGCGGGCGGCGTCAGCGCCGGCGCCTTCGCGAGCCTCAACCTGGGCCTCAGTTCCGGCGACGACGTCCGCGCCGTCGAGCGGAACCGCGACCTGCTCCTGGGTCACCTCGGGTTCACGCGGGAGCAGGTGTGCGCCTTCGATCAGGTGCACGGCGACAAGGTCCTGGCGGGGGACCCGGGTTGGTTCGAGGCCGAGGCCGACGCCGCCGTCACGGCCCGCCGCGACGTGCTGCTCGTCGTGAGCAGCGCCGACTGCGTGCCCCTCCTCTTCCACGACCCGGTGCGCGGCGTGGTGGGGGCCGCCCACTGCGGTTGGCGGGGCACCGTCGCCGGCCTGGCGGGCAAGGTGGTCGAGGCCATGGTGGCGCGGCACGGCTGCCGTCCCGGTGACGTGCGGGTGGCCCTAGGTCCTTGCATGCGCGGCGCCTGTTACCAGGTGGGACCGGAGGTGGTGGAGGCGTTCGCGGCGGCGGGCTTCCCGCCCGGCTGCCGGCGGCCCGACCCGGCGGCGGCCGACCGGTGGTTACTCGACCTGCCCGCCGCCAACCGCTGGTCGTTGGCGGAAGCCGGGGTGCTGGGGGCGAACGTGACCGACTTGGCCGTCTGCACGCACTGTCGGCCGGAGTCCTTCTACAGCCACCGCCGCGATCGCGGGGTGACGGGGCGGCACTGGGCGTTCGTGGCGCTTCCCTCGGCCGATCCCGCCGCGCTGCCGCGGGGGGCGTGA